ATTTCTTCGACAAAACTTAAAAAGATCATCAATTTGGAGAAATAAAATGTAGTTGTACTCCTGTTTTGAAACACCGTTTTGTAATGGCATGTACTTTTTTGATATTGTGTCGCGTGCCGCTATATGCAAGTCCTATTTCATAGAACTATCCTACTGGATATGTCATTACATTTTGGTGACGACGGTCTATTTCTCTACGTTCCATTGGTATTTTGGCTCACTTTAAACTCTATCTTAATTGCTAAGCATTGGTATtcatctttttaatattttacaatGAACATGTATTTACTTACGAACTCACTCTCCCAATACGTTTTTTTATTGAACCTGTGTAACAACTATAAGGCTTATGTATTGACTCACTCTCCCGATACGTTTTTTTATTGAACCTGTGTAACAACTATAAGGCTTATATTGCTTTTTATCGAATAACAGTCCTACTTATATATTAACCTTATGCTTCTACATGCCCCATTTCATTTCATTGACAATaacaaaatagttttttttatgctttttgaacctaatataatattaatatcttTCAAATCTTTGGTAACTCAAACCTTACTATATGCGTATGTGATGCGTGCATACGTTTTTTTTATGCCACCTTTGAAACAACTATAAGGCTTACAGTGGTTTTAACACCTTTACAGCTCAGTCTTCCAAACAAATGTGCTTATTTTTTATGCATATAGAATATCAACAACACAAACTCACGTGCTCTGTGTGTCAGGAAGTGCTTTTTTACTTTCTTCCAAACTTGCTATCTGTAATAGTTCCGGCAGCCTATGCTTCTACCTGCCCAATCATCTTACCTTCCACTTTTTCCTACACTGCACATCTACATATATATTAACCCTATGCTTCTACCTGTCCCATTTCATTCAcaacaatattataaaattatggTTTTTGAACCTGATATAATATTAATATCTTTTAATTTTGATGGCaaatttcaaatataatttacACCATTAGCGGGAAATACAATTATTTCAAATTACCCTCTCTTTTTGGTCTCCATCCCATTTGCATGCGATATCAGTACAGAACTGGATGCTGCTTACTTAGGCCAAGGCTTTACTCTACCAATTTTATGTAATTCTTCCAACTTTAAAACCAACCGTTTAATATCTGTTGCATTGCTGTACTCTATAAGAAATCTATACTGCATTGTATCTTTATCAAGTAATGGAGTACGATGTTGCTTCAAGTTCAACTGCGATGGCTGCTATTGCGAGACGTCGGAGAAAAATTATATTGGATCACCGGAGACGCAAACGTCATGGTAATCTCCCGGGTACACCTACTGTCATGCAACCTCCAGTTTCCGGAACCATCCAGAACGATGATTATCTTACACATGGAAGTAGTTCCATAGGTGGAAACCTCCAATCAAATGGAACTCCTATTTCTGCACAATGTCAACCGTCGCATTGTTCAAATGTTCATGCAATGGCTAGGAAGGGGAGGAGGATCATATTGTCGAACCGGAGGAATGGCCCACATCACCCAGATAAAGAAAATATGCCCAACCTCGGCGATGCTGTTCCTTCTACCAGCACGACACCGACATCCTGTAATCGACGACCTCTAACTGACAACCAATCTAGCCATTCTAACACAGCCCCTTCCAATAGACATGTACAAGGTGTACTACCTCAAAAAAGGACCAGACTTAGTCGTCATGCTCCCAACAACCTACTCAAAGACTTTAACCAAGCGGACTTCCAAGTACGTAACACCGACGTGGCTTCTACATCTAATGCCAGTGCAAACCCTCTCAATGTTACTCGAATTGTTGACACCGCAGCTCATGGAACTACTGAGGCACACTCTAGCTCCGAAGATGATATCAACTTGGGTGAGAAttctgatgatgattatgatggaGTCGATAATGAATCCTTCGTAGATGCCTATCTAGAAGGTATGTTTCTTTTCTCATTGTCCTATTTAATTagaaattttatatattattttctaaacTCCATTTACCAATCAATGCAGAATACTCTGACATAGGGGATCGAGTTTGGGAATGTCAGTTTTGTCATGCATATATGTGGTATCAGGAAAGGaaacaaaaatcacaaaatacCACTGTTCCTAAGTTCCACAAGTGTTGTAAGAGCGGAAAAGTTGTACTACCGTTACTTGCGAGCCCCCCTCCACTGCTGCAACATCTTCTACATAGCGGTACCAGTTCCGAAAGCAAAAACTATCAAAGCAATCTTTGTACATACAACGCCATGTTTTCCTTCACCTCTCCGGGAATGAAATTCGACAAAACCGTTGCTGATGGTAGAGGACCTCCTACATTACGCTTGCATGGTCAAACATGTCATCGAATAGGGACGTTGATACCAGAAGATAGAAGCACTCCGCAGTACACTCAACTATATATTTTTGACACCGACAATGAAGTGGATAACCGAATTAAATGTTTCAGGTAATTGTACTTATCCATCCATCCATCAATATTTCACCCTGGTAATTCTGACGCAAACTCATAGCTATTCCCTTTAAAATCATCTACAGTGACAGCAATGTGGTCGACAGAGGTGTGGTTGTTAAGTTGAAGGATATGTTGGACGACTGCAATCCACATGCAAAGGCATTTCGAATGGCAAGGGATCTATTGAAAGGCAATCCTTTCTTAGACTTGAAGATACGGCTAATTGGCGATCATCCCCAAGATGGCCGTGTCTACAATACACCCACTGTATCGGAGGTTGCTGCTTTGATTGTTGGGGATATTGATCCTGATACAACGCGAGATATCATCATCCACGGCCGCAATGGTCATTTGCAATAAATTACGGAATTTCATCCTGCTTACTTGGCATAACAATACCCTCTCATTTTTGTTTATGGAGAGGATGGATATAGGAAAAACATACTTCACAGGTATGAACATGAGCAGAAGGTTACGAGCAAAAATCGGCAATCCATCATGGATTGGCTAGCTTTCCGCCTACAGGATCGCCAATCTGAGGCAAAAACCTTGCTTCATTCACGGCGACTGTTTCAACAGTTTTTAGTGGATGGATTTGCAATGATGGAGTCTGAGCGTCTAAATTGGTTAAGGACCAACCAATCCAAGTTACGAGCTGGAAAGTATAGCAATCTGAATGATCGATGCAACGGCAATGAGGCTAATGTGGCACCAAAACGAGGTAAAAGGGTTATTTTGCCATCTACTTTTGTTGGGAGCAAGCGGTACATGGATCAACTCTATTTTGATGGTATGGCCATTTCAAGTAAGCTAGGTTTCCCTGATTTGTTTGTGACGTTTACTTGCAATCCTGCTTGGTCGGAAATACAACGTGCCCTGACCGGGACTAACTTAAAGCCACATGATCGACCTGATCTCATTACCAAAGTTTTCAAAATAAAGTTTGATGAGCTAATGGATGATATAACCAAACGCCACGTTCTCGGGAAGGTTATTGCATGTAAATTTTCTTTCTCTGGTCAATACTTTTAATATTAGCTTGCAGTTTCTTTGTTGATAACCATATATTTCATTTAACATGTGCTTTTGTATTGCAGTCATGTACACGATTGAGTTTCAAAAACGGGGATTGCCACATGCTCACATATTATTGTTTTTGCACCCTCAGAGCAAATACCCAACCCCAACTGACATAGATAATATCATATGTGCTGAGATTCCGGACCCGACTTTACAACCAACATTGTACAAACTGGTGTCGGCCCACATGATGCACGGTCCGTGTGGTCCATCACGGATGAATTCACAGTGTATGAAAAATCGTAAGTGCTCTAAATTCTTCCCAAAGAAATTCCAAGAAAACACAATTGTTGATGCAGATGGCTATCCCCTATACAGAAGACGTTCTAATTCCCATGTCATTCAAAAAAATGGTGTGTCTTTAGACAACCTCCATGTTGTACCTTACAACGTAAGGTTCCTTCTGAAATACCATGCACATATTAACATGGAGTGGTGCAACCAAAGTACATCAATCAAATATCTATTCAAATATATACATAAGGGTTTTGATAGAATCACAGCGTCAATATCCACAAACTCGGGTTCCGGAATAGACAAAGAACCCGTTGATGTGATCCAACAATATCTGGATTGTAGGTATGTCTCCTCATGTGAAGCATGTTGGAGAATTTATTCTTACAAAATTCATGGCAGGAGACCGGCGGTTGAACGGATGTATTATCATTTAGTTGGTGAAAAAGCGGTTTACTACCCCGATCACGCAAGAATGGAAGATATTCTGGAAAAAAGCAAGTGTCATAGAGTCAATGTTCACAGCTTGGTTGGTTGCTAACAGCAAGTACGAAGAAGCACGAGAACTGACATGTGGCCTATTTGTCTCAAAATTTGTTTATGACAAAAAAAGCAGAACTTGGAAACCGCGTAAAAAGGGCTTCACCATTGGCCGTTTAATATGGGTACCCCCAACGACTGGAGAATTATTTTACCTACGGATGATGTTGACTGTGGTTAAGGGACCTTCTACTTATGAAGATATTCGCAGAGTTAGCGACATACAATATGATACTTTTAGGGATGCATACTTTGCAATGGGATTCCTTGAAGATGACCGAGAATACATAGGGGCGATTAAGGAAGCAAGTGAATGGGGTTCGGGTCATTTTCTCCGCAAGTTTTTCGTAGTGATGCTTTTGTCCGGCGCTGTTAATAGGCCTGCTCATATTTGGAATGAGACATGGACACTGTTGGCTGATGGCCTGCTTCATGAACAGAGACAGATAGTTAACAATGCAGGTTGTGCCCAAATACAAAAACAGTAATATGAAATTGTGTTCAATTATGGTGTTGCTGTCATATTCTCTACTATTCGCGTGCTTATAAATTTCCAGGTGTTAAAGTATTCGGTCTTCTGATTTTCATTTACCAATTTAATGTTATTGTGTTTTCGTTTTATACCCGCAACCGGGACAGATTTGGTGTTGACTGAAGAACGGTTGCTGAATTTGACATTAACTGAGATTGAAAAACTGCTGCAAGCAAATCGAAGAACCCTCCACGACTATAAACCAATTCCATATCCAGACGGGTACGTTCTACAGCAGTTAGGGAACAGGCTAATATACGATGAACAAAGTTATGATGTCTCTGCAATGCGTACCGAATTCACCCGCCTTTCCAATGTTCTAACAGGTTTGTGGTTATCAGTTATAGTATACTTGCCTCCTCTGATATGTAGTTCTCATTGTGATATGTGGCTAACTATTTCGTAGATGAGCAagggaaaatatttgaaaaaataatgaCCGCTGTCCAAGCTCAAAACGGTGGTGTGTTCTTTCTACATGGTTACGGTGGAATCGGTAAAACATACATGTGGAGAACGCTTGCAAGTGCATTGAGGTCCaagcatgttatatgtttaaCCGTTGCAACGAGTGGAATAGCCTCTCTATTATTGCCTGGTGGTAGAACTGCACATTCGAAATTCAAAATACCTGTCCCAACAATGGATAATTCTACCTGCAAAATCGACTATGATGATGACGTTGCAGACCTTCTAAGACAGACAAAGCTAATTATATGGGATGAAGCACCCATGGCACACAAGCATGCTTTTGAATCACTCGACCGAACTTTGAAGGATGTGATGCGTACATACGGTAATTCAAAGGAAATCTTTGGTGGAAAGGTGGTCGTCTTCGGTGGTGATTTTCGACAGATTTTGCCCGTTGTACCCAAAGGAAGTCGTTCCGATATCGTACACTCTGCGATAAATGCTTCTTACATATGGTGGTCGGTTGAAGTTTTGACTTTGACACAGAACATGCGACTGCAATCCGGCCCAAATGAacatgaaaagaaagaaatagcAGACTTCTCAAAGTGGTTGTTAGACATTGGTGAAGGAAAGGTCTCTGAGCCAAATGACGGGTTTGCCGACATTGAACTGCCACCAGAACTTTTGATAACGGATTACACCGATCCAATTGTAGCCATAGTCAATAGTACTTACCCTGATTTCGTACAGAATTACCAATCTAACAACTACCTCAAAAGTCGCGCGATACTTGCTTCTACATTAGAAGTTGTTGATCAAATCAATCGTCACGTGCTTGATTTAATGCCAGGTCTTCGTTATCCTCTTCCAAACATTCTATGAACATATTTAATATCTTTTACACTCACTGTTAATCACATTTATGGAATATAGGTGACATGAAGGAATACTACAGCTCAAACACTGTGGACAGGTCCGAGATTCATGACACCAATGTGGTCGACATCCTCACACCAGAGTTTCTTAGTTCACTAACTACTTCGGGGTTACCTAACCACCACATTTTCCTGAAGGTAGGAACGCCTGTTATGCTTATGCGTAACATAGATCAGTCGGAGGGTTTGTGTAACGGAACAAGGGTGATGATAACTAAGATGGCCAACCATGTTATAGAGGCAAAAATCATGGCTGGAAAAGGTTGTGGTAATATGGTATACATACCAAGAATGGACATGTCTCCCTCTCAGTCCCCTTGGCCTTTCAAACTTAAACGGCGTCAATTTCCAATAGTTGTTTCGTATGCAACGACGATAAATAAATCTCAAGGACAATCTCTGGATACAGTTGGACTTTATTTGCTGAGGGACGTATTCACTCATGGACAAATCTATGTAGCACTATCAAGGGTCACAACGAAACaaggaataaaaatatttatatatgatcAAAACAACCGGCTAAAGTCGACTACGACAAACGTCGTGTACAAAGAGGTTTTCAACAACATATAGATGGTTCTTATCTAAGGTATATACTTTCCTCGCTTCAACACTGTGGCAACGGTTTATGCTTATGCTAACATGAGGTGCTAACttttaagtaattaaatgtgaaCGTGCAGGCTTTGTGCTCTGTTTTGTACGCTACTGCCCAAAATATCTCTGGATACTGCTGTTCTCATGACAGTAGGCACTTCATTTTTTTGGTATATGTACTCTAATATAGCCAGAGTTCATATCCATATCACTAGGGGAAACAAGATGCATAGTTAATTTTGATGTGCAATACTCTTTTGATAAGTCATAATACATTTGTACCATTCTTATCCAATATATATAACAGTTTAACATAAAGTATTACTTAGAAACTCACATAATTAGATGTTTTTGTTTGGGAAAATAAAAACACTACACTTGTGGGAGTGAATACACATGACATATTTTGGCAACAGAAGTAACGTCTAACCTAAATCGGATTCGGTCTCCGCGTTTGAAGTTGTTTTCCGCGCAGAAGTCGTCCCATCCATATCCTAATTGTGCGGCGGGGGTCTGAAAGTTTTAATGCCGCCATGCATTTATTCTTTCCATTGTCACTGCAAAGTCTAATATATTCATATCCATGGTCACCGAGAAACGAAGCGAAATCCTCATGCAATTTCtacaaaataaaaacatgttaGTTTTTACTTTTACATGTTGTTGGGACACAAAAACTAAGAAAAAGCTAAACAATAACTCAACTAATTTAGGACGATCTACACTGAACGGGAAGACATCCATGTCAAAAAACTAAATGTCCTGATGATAAAGACTTCTGCTATGAAAACGCGACAAATCTTCTGGGGTCACCACCTCCTTAAATGATAAAAGTCCGAAATTGTTGTTGCCATAGTACCCAACTGTCACAACCACATTAGACGGTAGGTTGTAATAGGATTCCATACAAACCCAACCACTAATAACGAGAGGTTGGAGATGAACTTGGTTATATATTATGTCATGGTATACACCTTGGTTGTTCATCACAGTCCAACACTTTGAAATTTTATCTTTGTTATCCTCAACAAATGATGGTTGAATCTCTGGATATCGTTGAAAAAATATATGATACCTCTATTGAGTGTGAATGTCAAAAACTTAACCAATATTAATCTTTGAATACCATTAAGCATAACAACAAATTGAAAAGTTCACCTGTGATGAGATCTTTGCtatctaaaaaaaacttattgtcataccctaattttgacccccccccccctgagatgtcatatcttttaacTTTTCATCAAAGTCAAAGCAGAGACTTAGAGCAGTcattgttagaaagtataggataaatatttctagtatcgtctcctcagggattgatgcgatattatcgccgttctacagcttagtgtattttgagttaaggttctggatgtttttagtgtcatgaaagataaatagcatgaaaagaaattaaagacaataacttaggatttaaaaacggtttggtaaaactgtgtcaagattagttttcgtcagcttgcttttgtatatactcttgatgatcatgtatatgaacatatcaatgattaatacaatcacgtatcctctcgatactgtttatctctaaagcagtgtcgtgattgttattatattaaccatcagatgatctctcatgccgacagttgacataataacctttaaagtctgatacaagtgattactaactcacaaatctatctctagagtttgattgttgatagatgaatacccttttggtcaagatttgaaacatatctctcaatagtgtatcaaaacaacatataaacatgaatacaaagatattcaccatatattaatcaccaacaaggttcatatacaaaagatcaagctaaatacatactctacaagctaactacctctaatcttgacacatgagaagtttagctatccatagcttcaacaacaaacatcaatacaagacctcctagcatagaaattcaaagatgatgaagaaaaatgcttgagaaatcttgaatacggatgagtttttctttcttctcttcttacCCTAGAGTGTGTGTGTTCTTAGAATGAAAAGATAACAAGATAAGATCCACAAAAAatctctaagtgcctaaaagtggccacttgaaaaagtaccgccgcttagcgccatgacggccgctaagcggtcctcacaaaatatctgcttccacgctggaggccgctaagcgggctgAGGCCGCTTAGCGAAACTTGCTGAGCACAAAATTTCccttcgccactggaaagcgcgcttaatggccgctgagcggcccttgctgaacAAAAATCCTTCCTTtggcctccaaacttgctccaaaatgCCTCAATACCTCCTAATACTTCCTTctaaataccacaaaagttatcaacaattattcacattttggattctaacagtcatcaatttcatctggtcgacaattagggtttttgacctaattcaccaagataattgactttttaatcaggacatggatccaaaactcaaagcatgattcaaaagcttctattacctcaatataatccattcacatcactcatttgaggaggagagtttgattcatcacaaaagtccaagaattcacttcatttgagaaaagtcaactgtacaggatcacctttgactttttgggaattttggtcaaccatgacttttgaagttttaaatcatcaatatatgatattttaagtcatttgatcaagaaaaatcaagaaaatcaatcaagaatcaaaagtcaaaagtttgacttttcatacttagaaatttttctaagtgttttcaagtggtttttgccaaactttggaagggaatttctcaaaatttcacctacaaactgaaaaaaacttccaacatgaaagttgtagattttgatccaataaacaactttgacacatataattttttggctaaaaatcaaccattgaagagatatggagcttcaaagtggctgccttcacaaaacatgcaagaaaaccctagttttcttcaaactttatgggactttttcactaatttccctaaagaatttgggcaaacaccaaactaattaattgaagaacatgttaagggctttccaaataatgctcaaccttctccaaattcattttgagctaagagatatgattgatcaa
The Vicia villosa cultivar HV-30 ecotype Madison, WI linkage group LG6, Vvil1.0, whole genome shotgun sequence genome window above contains:
- the LOC131614260 gene encoding uncharacterized protein LOC131614260, whose amino-acid sequence is MEYDVASSSTAMAAIARRRRKIILDHRRRKRHGNLPGTPTVMQPPVSGTIQNDDYLTHGSSSIGGNLQSNGTPISAQCQPSHCSNVHAMARKGRRIILSNRRNGPHHPDKENMPNLGDAVPSTSTTPTSCNRRPLTDNQSSHSNTAPSNRHVQGVLPQKRTRLSRHAPNNLLKDFNQADFQVRNTDVASTSNASANPLNVTRIVDTAAHGTTEAHSSSEDDINLGENSDDDYDGVDNESFVDAYLEEYSDIGDRVWECQFCHAYMWYQERKQKSQNTTVPKFHKCCKSGKVVLPLLASPPPLLQHLLHSGTSSESKNYQSNLCTYNAMFSFTSPGMKFDKTVADGRGPPTLRLHGQTCHRIGTLIPEDRSTPQYTQLYIFDTDNEVDNRIKCFSDSNVVDRGVVVKLKDMLDDCNPHAKAFRMARDLLKGNPFLDLKIRLIGDHPQDGRVYNTPTVSEVAALIVGDIDPDTTRDIIIHGRNGHLQ
- the LOC131614261 gene encoding uncharacterized protein LOC131614261, producing the protein MMLTVVKGPSTYEDIRRVSDIQYDTFRDAYFAMGFLEDDREYIGAIKEASEWGSGHFLRKFFVVMLLSGAVNRPAHIWNETWTLLADGLLHEQRQIVNNADLVLTEERLLNLTLTEIEKLLQANRRTLHDYKPIPYPDGYVLQQLGNRLIYDEQSYDVSAMRTEFTRLSNVLTDEQGKIFEKIMTAVQAQNGGVFFLHGYGGIGKTYMWRTLASALRSKHVICLTVATSGIASLLLPGGRTAHSKFKIPVPTMDNSTCKIDYDDDVADLLRQTKLIIWDEAPMAHKHAFESLDRTLKDVMRTYGNSKEIFGGKVVVFGGDFRQILPVVPKGSRSDIVHSAINASYIWWSVEVLTLTQNMRLQSGPNEHEKKEIADFSKWLLDIGEGKVSEPNDGFADIELPPELLITDYTDPIVAIVNSTYPDFVQNYQSNNYLKSRAILASTLEVVDQINRHVLDLMPGDMKEYYSSNTVDRSEIHDTNVVDILTPEFLSSLTTSGLPNHHIFLKVGTPVMLMRNIDQSEGLCNGTRVMITKMANHVIEAKIMAGKGCGNMVYIPRMDMSPSQSPWPFKLKRRQFPIVVSYATTINKSQGQSLDTVGLYLLRDVFTHGQIYVALSRVTTKQGIKIFIYDQNNRLKSTTTNVVYKEVFNNI